A single region of the Anomaloglossus baeobatrachus isolate aAnoBae1 chromosome 2, aAnoBae1.hap1, whole genome shotgun sequence genome encodes:
- the LOC142286339 gene encoding protein kinase C theta type-like: protein MELKMESLRKRKRESIEEVPKKRKIETSGGDKDGTNQNLIKAPKRPGIPIQQSIESKRKRGQAMGDKADDESSVSPKAEPELNMECLRKRKGESIDEVPKKRRTDTSDEKDGTNQSLIKAAKRPGSPIQESIESKRKRGEAMGDKADDGSSVSPKADTEQLSGTTPAESPIIVTGLESFTFHKILGEGGFGKVSIRNCGDVFLMCDVDDMTIGTSLLHIFSSRLMAGRAFPPVLMLCILKVMLATHKASQQQVAVKMVKKRLLLNISRDKILIERQVLEMTRKSPFITRAFATFQSQDYLFYVMEYLSRGDLIDIMSTNAPFPISATRDIKPDNILLDSTGHLKIADFGLAVMNIFGDTKTSGWAGTRLYMAPEILQNKPYNRAVDWFSAGLVIYMMATGRHPFYRGKIGRALKAIINDDPVFPNEMDPQLKAIINGLLDKSAENRQKFVENIRDHPFFMEINWTDIEEATAFPSFQLPPPPVMTSDTMKDVLCFTEANNTPIAETGQNLFCGFTFANEGWKVIESIPKPVISNRRPVKPHRRTFGSIVKDAFHRIWRRIKPWK, encoded by the exons ATGGAGCTGAAAATGGAGAGTttaaggaagagaaagagagagagcatagaagaggtgccaaaaaaaaggaaaatagaaaCATCAGGGGGTGAtaaagatggcaccaaccaaaaCCTTATCAAGGCTCCAAAGAGACCTGGAATCCCGATACAGCAGAGTATCGAGAGCAAGAGGAAAAGGGGACaagcgatgggggacaaagctgatgatgAATCCAGCGTCTCCCCCAAAGCTGAACCTGAGCTGAATATGGAGTGTTTGaggaagagaaagggagaaagcatagatgaggtgccaaaaaaaaggaGAACGGATACATCAGAtgaaaaagatggcaccaaccaaagccttatcaaggctgcaaaaagacctggaagcccgatacaagAGAGTATCGAGAGCAAGAGGAAGAGGGGAgaagcgatgggggacaaagctgatgatggatccagtGTGTCCCCCAAAGCTGACACTGAGCAGCTGTCAG GCACAACCCCGGCTGAATCTCCCATCATTGTGACTGGActggagagcttcaccttccataaaatccttggagagggcggatttggtaaagtaagtattaggaaTTGTGGTGACGTCTTCCTCATGTGTGATGTGGATGATATGACCATAGGAACATCACTGCTTCACATCTTCTCGTCACGTCTCATGGCAGGACGGGCCTTTCCTCCAGTTCTAATGCTTTGTATCCTCAAGGTCATGTTGGCCACACATAAGGCCTCCCAACAACAAGTGGCAGTGAAGATGGTGAAGAAGAGGCTCCTACTTAATATATCAAGAGACAAGATCCTGATAGAACGACAGGTCCTGGAGATGACTAGAAAGAGTCCATTCATTACTCGGGCTTTTgccaccttccagtcccag GACTACTTATTCTACGTCATGGAATATCTCAGCAGAGGAGACCTTATAGACATCATGTCAACCAATGCCCCATTTCCTATTTCAGCCACCAG AGACATAAAACCGGACAACATTTTACTGGACAGCACCGGTCACTTGAAGATCGCTGATTTCGGTCTTGCAGTGATGAACATCTTTGGCGATACCAAGACTTCAGGTTGGGCCGGGACTCGTTtatacatggctcctgag ATTCTTCAAAACAAGCCCTACAATAGggcagtggactggttctctgctggtcTGGTGATATACATGATGGCTACTGGCAGACATCCATTCTATCGAGGGAAAATTGGTAGGGCCCTTAAAGCAATAATCAATGATGATCCTGTCTTCCCAAATGAAATGGACCCCCAACTCAAAGCCATCATTAATGGG CTCTTGGATAAGTCAGCAGAAAATCGGCAGAAATTTGTGGAGAACATAAGAGATCATCCATTCTTTATGGAGATCAACTGGACAGATATAGAGGAAGCCACAGCGTTCCCTTCATTCCAGCTACCCCCT ccaccagtgatgacatcTGATACAATGAAAGACGTCCTGTGCTTTACTGAAGCTAACAATACACCAATAGCCGAAACAGGTCAAAACCTGTTCTGTGGATTCACATTTGCCAATGAAGGATGGAAGGTCATAGAATCAATACCAAAACCTGTAATATCTAATCGAAGGCCTGTAAAACCCCATCGGAG GACATTTGGCAGTATTGTGAAGGACGCCTTCCACAGGATCTGGAGGAGGATAAAACCCTGGAAGTGA